The following is a genomic window from Dioscorea cayenensis subsp. rotundata cultivar TDr96_F1 unplaced genomic scaffold, TDr96_F1_v2_PseudoChromosome.rev07_lg8_w22 25.fasta BLBR01000463.1, whole genome shotgun sequence.
CCACCAAAACAACGGCCAATACTGGTAGATTCAAGCAAAAAGTAGACCAAATTAAACTAGAGTTGAATTGCAATTGCATCATAAAACATAAAACTTTTGATATTAGCAATCTGAAATGGTAAGACTTATATGAACGAAATAACATACCCTCCATAGACTCATGCTAGCAGGAACAATGTGTGCTAGGCTGCTACTTTTATGTAAAACCATGAATGATACACATGGATTAAAGAAAGAACTTAGGACTAAATCTCACTATGCATGCAAGGTTTTCCAACTGATTAAAATGTCTATCATCAATAAGAGAGGTAAGAAAAGACTTCCATCAGGAACAAGATCTTTATAATTGATAGTATAATTGATAGTATTACTCTAAGAATTTTCAAAACTGGAGTTTGCTTATATTATTTAGAGCAAAAGTCTTCATGGAAAAAGAACATACTAGCCATTGAATAAAATCCGTATGGGTGTTGCTCATAACCGAACATTTCCCGCAGCTCCTCACCGTAAAATCTGTAGACCAGCATACCTAGAAAAGCAACAACCTGACAAGAACATTTGAAATAAACCatggaatattatatatatgtgtgtgtattagagagagagagagagagaggacatAAAATGTCAAGTGACTAAGTGTAAGGGTTCTGCCTTAGCGCCGCACGGCTGATCGTTGGTGCGATCGGGAGCGCCATGACACTAAGCCCTGTGCTTGTCCATGGAGGGAGTTTACTTTACCTCACTCCCCTCAAGTTTCTCCAAATTTATGGAGTGCAACTGAGTGGATATTTTAGATGTGCCTGAGATATGACACTACCGAGATTCTTTATTAGATCTTGACAAATTGAAGTGCTCCATCTAGAATCAACCTATAGTGTTGGTGCTTAGAATAAATGATTGCAGAAGTTCCAATGCTAATACTATCAATTATCCTCTGACTAATCGAAGCAGCTAAAGCTATCAGCATCAACATATAGACACGATTAAATGTCAGATAAGGCTGCAAACTTACTATTAAGCTAATAAAGAGATGGTGTTTTTATTATCTAGTTGCAGGCAAAGATGAGTTGGAAAGTGCAATAATAACAGGTGAAGAGAGGAAATGGAAGACATTTAATGTGTATTTGGGTATTAGGTAATATGCTAGAAGTGCACATATCAGAAGACcttgaaaactaataaatcaGATCAAGCTTGctatatctttaaaaaaattgtcatttaatatcattaaaaatcaaaGTCAAACTACGCTACAGCAAAATATCAAAACAACTCCAAACCAATCACAATAAGAGATAATTGTAAGGGACCATGGTGGAATCTCTGTATAAGTCTTAAACCTTaaatgaaataagaaagaaataagaTAATGGAATTCTTCTAAAGAAATCTTAAAAGGGTTTTCTAACTCATTGCAAAATATGACTTGTGTTATCTAGGGGGCCTGGCATGGACTTCTCACAATCCATCAAACGCTATTGTTGGCCAACCTTGCTAAGACAGAAATGACAATTAATATTGGATATGCTATTATATGTGTCTTACCAGCTGCACAATAATAAAGATGAGAGCATGGTCCCTCACAACAAGGAACTGAAATTTCAGCCTCAACCACCAGCGATCAGGTGGCACATTTGCGCGCAATATGAACACAGCCCTGCACTCTGTACAATGGGCAAATGCAAAACCTTCCTGACAACAAAAAGGCGAAGAGGTAGTAGGGCTGCCTtctaaaagatgaagaaatcatttttaattacaatcatatcaaaatagttTGTAtacaagaaaatttgaaaattatcaaAGTGCACTTCATTATGGTTTTAACAAGAAAGGTCAAAAGTGCTAAATCATACTTTGGTTGATCTCCAATTATCAAGACAGGATCGATGCACATACTTCTGCGTGCCCTTACAATGACAGGGTGCAATTAAATCATCCCCTGCACAAAACAAGAACTACTTCAATGGATAAACAGATGAATGGAATTTGAAGAAGATAATGATTTTCCATGTAAGTAATTACATTACATGGCTCTATCCCCATAAGAATACAACTCTGGGAAAACATTAATATAACTATCATGATAGGAAAAGACCTTCAGTATCAAGGCAAATTCGGCATTGTGGTAAGTCTGCATTCACCAAATTGGTATGCTCATCAGCATCAAGTCCTTGAGGATCATCGTCCTCCCCAACCAATCTGATTTCAGAAAGAGATTGAAGCACTTCGAAATCATCTGTAGTAGTTGATTGATGCAGAACGGGTTCAATTTCTAAAGTCTCTTCCACTTGAATGCCATTAAAAGCCAACTGCATGGCGAAGAACATCCAATCATATCCATACATCACCAAAGACGTCTATTTTGTTGAccatttcaaaagaaattaaaagaaacctGCAGATAAAAAGGATGACATGCAAATCAAGCAACAGAGCAGAAGAAAAAGGAATGGATCAATGGAAGaaagatttttgtttatttaaacaGATGTGAAAACGTAGCTGAAAATAAAATGGACCAAAGGATTTTTAGCTGCTATACTTATGCAAATACAAGTGAATCTTAGGAACAAATATGAGCAAGAAACCAAGGCAGTCTCACAAGCAAAGCACATCAGAACTTGAAGAGGAAGCATGCCACAATGGGTGTGAAACTTTCCATCAAGAGGAGGCATCTTTCGCCACCAATCAGCATTTCCATAAAGAACTTAACAAATTAAGCACAAGTTCGAGACAATGGCTTGGCACCGATAGTTGACTAAAAGAAATCTaatattgtttacatttcacaGTCGCCAGGCCAGTGGCCTAGGACATTGGATAATTTTCCTTTTATATACATCACTAATCTTAGGTTTCATTGTGATTCTGCTGGTTGGAATTGGTTATCGTCAATAGTCAGTGAAGAATAACCAAGATTTTTAATAGTCAATCTGTAACAGAAAAACAACTTTGGGTGCACTTTTTTTCTTGGACAAAAATAAGATGAACTTGGTATTGTTCAATGGAGCTGCCTCTCCGCACCTTCATTAAAAAGCCtgtcttttcttcatctttcaccATCCCTCCATCTTATAGAACCTTTATATTCTTAAATAAGATCCTTTTACATCATCCTTGTTCTCTCACTCCACAAACAAAGAATGaaagattgatataaaaattttgcCATATTAAATCCCTTcatacatgaaaaatgaaaatttcactcCACCAGCCTCTAATCCATCCCATTATCCATGATTTTCATTCCAAATTTCTCACAAGACCCAATCCAAATAAAAATCACTGATTCAATCATGTCATCATCATCCATTCAAAGTCAGGGAAAGAACAATTTCCATAACGTTAAGCAGGCCAAATCCCTTCTCACCATACTCTCCCTCCCAAACAAATTCACTAAAAACAAACTacaaaaccctaaatccaaCAAGAATCATCAAATC
Proteins encoded in this region:
- the LOC120254468 gene encoding E3 ubiquitin-protein ligase MARCHF2 — protein: MYGYDWMFFAMQLAFNGIQVEETLEIEPVLHQSTTTDDFEVLQSLSEIRLVGEDDDPQGLDADEHTNLVNADLPQCRICLDTEGDDLIAPCHCKGTQKYVHRSCLDNWRSTKEGFAFAHCTECRAVFILRANVPPDRWWLRLKFQFLVVRDHALIFIIVQLVVAFLGMLVYRFYGEELREMFGYEQHPYGFYSMAILAVVLVGLLYGFFIAIICGQRINERHYHVLAKQELTKEYVVENRDDNKDPPQLGPSHVTELRMLGLY